The following coding sequences are from one Triticum dicoccoides isolate Atlit2015 ecotype Zavitan chromosome 4A, WEW_v2.0, whole genome shotgun sequence window:
- the LOC119285424 gene encoding gamma-interferon-responsive lysosomal thiol protein-like, which yields MATRPHRFLLLPVLLLLLSVSSASANGDVVTAGSGKVSMALYYESLCPFSTHFVVNSLARLFKDGLLDAADLTVVPYGNAKVDAHGAITCQHGPDECLLNNVEACAIEAWPDLNVHFGFINCVEDLVMNRKCEEWESCFQKQGLDPKPVMECYNSEHGHKLSLKYGKQTDALVPPHKYVPWVVVDGQPLYEDYENFEAYVCKAYKGHPPKICQGLGRDYPIVQQVVEAGNGVTYNSGDFELDEGVDDKIKIKMVQGDDN from the exons ATGGCCACCCGCCCCCACCGTTTCCTCCTCCTCCCCGTGCTACTCCTGCTGCTCAGCGTCTCCTCCGCGAGCGCCAATGGCGATGTAGTCACGGCGGGGAGCGGGAAGGTTAGCATGGCGCTCTACTATGAGTCGCTGTGCCCCTTCTCAACGCACTTCGTGGTGAACAGCCTCGCCAGACTCTTCAAGGATGGACTCCTTGATGCCGCGGACCTCACCGTCGTTCCCTATGGCAACGCCAAGGTGGACGCGCACGGTGCCATCACCTGTCAG catggCCCCGATGAATGCCTTCTCAACAACGTGGAGGCTTGCGCCATCGAAGCCTGGCCGGATTTG AATGTGCATTTCGGTTTCATCAACTGCGTGGAGGACCTGGTGATGAACCGCAAGTGCGAGGAATGGGAGTCGTGCTTCCAGAAACAGGGGCTTGACCCCAAGCCTGTCATGGAGTGCTACAACAGTGAGCATGGCCACAAG CTTTCGCTCAAGTATGGGAAACAGACTGATGCGCTTGTGCCCCCGCACAAGTACGTTCCATGGGTGGTGGTTGATGGCCAGCCGCTGTATGAG GACTACGAGAACTTCGAAGCTTACGTCTGCAAGGCTTACAAGGGCCATCCTCCCAAGATTTGCCAAGGGCTGGGCCGTGACTACCCAATCGTACAACAGGTGGTGGAGGCTGGCAACGGTGTCACCTACAACTCCGGCGATTTCGAGCTGGATGAAGGGGTCGACGACAAGATTAAGATTAAGATGGTCCAGGGTGATGACAATTGA
- the LOC119285425 gene encoding E3 ubiquitin-protein ligase BIG BROTHER-like yields the protein MNGSRQMELHYINTGYPYTITESFMDFFEGLTYAQADFALADAFQDQANPYWTMMQTNSYKYGYSGAGNYYSYGHVYDMNDYMHRADSGRRIWDNPMPVNNTDSPNIVLQGAEAPHASASSTTEERIQQPVHQNSSSPQVVWQDSIDPDNMTYEELLDLGEAVGTQSRGLSQESISALPITKFKCGLFSRKKKRRERCVICQMEYRRGDLQMALPCKHVYHASCVTKWLTINKVCPVCFAEVPGEEPKRQ from the exons ATGAACGGGAGTCGACAGATGGAACTCCACTACATAAACACTGGATATCCATACACCATCACCGAGAGCTTCATGGATTTTTTTGAAGGCCTCACATATGCTCAAGCTGATTTTGCTCTTGCCGATGCCTTCCAGGATCAG GCTAATCCATACTGGACGATGATGCAAACAAACTCGTATAAATACGGATATTCTGGCGCAGGAAATTACTATAGCTATGGACATGTGTATGACATGAATGACTACATGCATAGAGCAGATAGTGGACGCAGAATTTGGGATAACCCCATGCCTGTAAACAATACCGACTCCCCCAACATAGTCCTGCAGGGTGCTGAAGCTCCTCATGCAAGTGCAAGTTCTACTACCGAGGAAC GCATCCAACAACCTGTGCACCAAAATTCAAGCAGTCCTCAG GTTGTTTGGCAAGACAGCATTGATCCTGACAACATGACATATGAG GAATTGTTGGATTTGGGCGAGGCAGTTGGAACCCAAAGTCGGGGTCTCTCCCAAGAAAGCATTTCAGCACTTCCAATCACCAAATTCAAGTGTGGTTTATTTTCAAGGAAGAAAAAACGCCGTGAAAG GTGTGTAATCTGTCAAATGGAGTATCGGAGAGGGGATCTGCAGATGGCACTCCCCTGCAAGCATGTGTACCACGCCAGCTGCGTGACAAAATGGCTTACCATCAACAAG GTATGCCCTGTCTGCTTTGCTGAAGTTCCCGGCGAGGAGCCCAAGAGGCAATGA